The Vigna unguiculata cultivar IT97K-499-35 chromosome 6, ASM411807v1, whole genome shotgun sequence genome contains a region encoding:
- the LOC114187022 gene encoding uncharacterized protein LOC114187022, which produces MSSSGAKPPSRYSSYDSRSSTSSHFSDPSSSHEFNNPRTKPVSTRALVKTKPSHTAKVDPTFTTMVKKFMDRKPKSSSATATRLIIPSDFMAQDLKKDAKRVAGFSALQKKLFGKGASEKKEKVKALTEVKNNTRTLAMVLRSERELLSINKEHDEQISHLKQMLEDKNKEVEKLKDLCLKQREEIKSLKNAVLFPDVMNSQLQELLEKQGSELKQAKLVIPALQQQVSSLTGQLQNLAEDLAEVKADKYSAKVGLLGYGSSPRTPTYAREDACNSWEFSSDDQSDDLLLNDLNPCLTPCNAKSRSKEFEGRGSGSVLDESLSEDDAKVYPEINFSALDHKFSKSSDCCHNSSKRSVPTKAGRRSDESKLAYGGRKNRFA; this is translated from the exons ATGTCCTCCTCCGGTGCGAAACCTCCTTCGCGTTACAGTTCCTACGATTCACGCTCCTCCACCTCCTCTCATTTCTCCGACCCTTCTTCTTCCCATGAATTCAACAACCCGAGAACCAAACCAGTTTCCACCCGCGCCCTCGTCAAGACCAAACCCTCTCACACCGCCAAGGTGGACCCCACCTTCACCACCATGGTCAAGAAGTTCATGGACCGCAAGCCCAAGTCTTCCTCCGCCACCGCCACCAGGTTGATTATTCCCTCCGACTTCATGGCGCAGGATTTGAAAAAGGACGCCAAGAGAGTGGCGGGCTTCTCTGCGCTGCAGAAGAAGCTCTTCGGAAAGGGCGCTTccgagaagaaggagaaggttaaGGCCTTGACGGAGGTCAAGAACAACACCAGGACATTGGCCATGGTGCTCAGGAGCGAGAGGGAACTTCTCAGCATCAACAAGGAGCACGATGAGCAAATTTCTCACCTCAAGCAAATGCTTGAGGACAAGAACAAAGag GTGGAGAAGTTGAAGGACTTGTGTTTGAAGCAGAGGGAGGAGATCAAGTCATTGAAGAATGCGGTACTTTTCCCGGATGTTATGAATTCTCAGCTTCAAGAGCTTCTGGAGAAGCAAGGTTCGGAGCTTAAGCAAGCCAAACTGGTTATTCCAGCTCTGCAACAGCAGGTTTCTTCTCTCACTGGTCAGCTTCAAAACCTTGCGGAGGATCTTGCTGAG GTCAAGGCTGATAAATATTCAGCCAAAGTAGGTCTTCTCGGTTATGGAAGTTCTCCGAGGACACCAACATATGCCCGGGAAGATGCTTGCAACTCTTGG GAATTCAGCTCTGATGACCAGTCCGATGACCTGTTACTAAATGATCTAAATCCCTGTTTAACACCGTGCAACGCCAAATCAAGATCAAAG GAATTTGAGGGTAGGGGCTCTGGCTCTGTACTTGATGAAAGCTTATCCGAGGATGATGCTAAAGTGTATCCTGAGATAAATTTTAGCGCTCTTGATCACAAGTTTTCCAAAAGTTCTGACTGTTGCCATAATTCCAGCAAAAGAAGTGTCCCAACCAAAGCAGGTCGAAGATCTGATGAGAGCAAATTAGCCTATGGAGGTAGAAAGAATAGATTTGCATAA
- the LOC114187023 gene encoding probable stress-associated endoplasmic reticulum protein: MTTSKRLADRKIARFERNISKKGSESTKKGYPVGPILLGFFIFVVVGSSLFQIIRTASSRGMF; encoded by the exons ATG ACTACTTCAAAGCGCCTAGCAGACAGGAAAATTGCAAGGTTTGAGCGGAATATTAGCAAAAAAGGATCAGAAAGCACTAAGAAAGGCTACCCTGTGGGCCCAATTCTTCTTGGATTCTTCATCTTTGTTGTCGTTGGATCTT CTCTGTTTCAGATCATTAGGACAGCTTCAAGTCGTGGGATGTTCTAA